The Juglans microcarpa x Juglans regia isolate MS1-56 chromosome 8D, Jm3101_v1.0, whole genome shotgun sequence genomic sequence aatatagatcTACATTTTCAaccttgaaagaaaaaaaaaacacaaataggACCGTGATGGCATGTAAGAGTCACGTGCCACTCTAGTGGTATGGCTGACGGTCAGGTCTGAAGTAGCCGGTGGTCCTGGACCCAAAGAAGCCGCGCGTGGTGGCAGAAGGGCATCCTGAGTGGTGGCGCGTGGAATATATGCACTCCCTTTAGGCCATGCGTGTGGCTCACTCGCTGCTCCGTTCGGTAAAATTCTTTACTTGTCTTAAAGATCGACACCTTGGGAAGCCTGCGGTAGGGCGTGTGATGGTTGTCGGACATAGGAGAGCAACAGATTAGCCTTCCTCCATACTTAACCctgaaaaacatacaaaaatgaaaaaaaaatggagaaaactaGAGATGGGGGAGGGAAGAGTGGCTCCCATTGTACCGTTTCTAATCTGGGTAGTTTCTAGAGAAAATGaggagtctctctctctaaaaaaactAGGGCGGGCTCTATTCTAGTTCTGTGTTGATTTAATTCAAGTTGGTCTCAACCCAATCTTATTTTTAGCACTCTCCACAACTATGAACACGATTTTTAACTAGTTTATTTCAATCATCTCGTTATAATCTAATCCTTCAAAGTACTTGCTCATTTTCTTCctcaattaaaaatatgttataaatttgaaagatttaaattttcaagGACTCGAGAATAAATTGGATATTCAAAATAAgcaagttattttataattatgaaaggtttaaattttagaatttagctatatatcagtcattattcattCCACCCaacatctaataattttttttataggaaatgaagtagtgaatagtagttgatgagaaaatttattctaaattttatatattatgtaattgcattgtaaaaataaatcaaaataaagaatCGAATAATCAAATTGATTCTctaatcatgccaaaatttgtaaatttcagaaagaataatgctagttagcctcttttttttatcctctcAAAGTTATAACCATGAAgttattccatttttttttaatgattaaaaatgttacTACTAGTTATTTGtgtatgttttttctttaacattttaaaaaataaaaataaaaaacacactGAAAACTAATTTGATCTAGTGTAACTTTGAGAGGggcaaaatgatgaaaaattattcCATGCCGCCGGAGTTCGACCATTCAATTTGAATGCTaatgtaatttgtatttttttttaaatatttaagaaattgattattagtaaattaatatatatttttaaatatttaaaaatatttttaaaaaaatacaaatacactaGAGTCACATCGAACAAGACCGACATAGTAGCACTATCCATGAATAATTGCTAAGGTCAGATGATTCGATGGCTAGGAGTCATGTGGCCGCGGGTAGCATCTGTTATCAAACGTAATTGTCGTATTTATGATTTCATCAACTCATTTGGTGCTTTTCATTTGCTACCAAACCTAACCTGATCAATGAGGTTTCTCATGAAAAGTCGACAAATGTGCATGCTAACAAGGACAAGatagaaaattaatatgtaacatTCTATGTATAAtcaaaactttctttttctttcttttctcatcTCTTCGGCTGATTGAGACATATCATCACATTTCCCATGTGGCTCGTCATGAACACTATGATTCTTAGGTGTGTTAATGATCTCTTTTATGAATTGCTTTACGTGAATTTGATACTTCTTTTTGGATATTTAAAAGGGTTTTATTAtgcatcagttattatttactttcacaTATCacatttaacaattttttttttattttttatagggtgtggaGTGTGCACAATAAATAATGATTGATGAAAAGAAttagttaaaaatttattacttGAAATATGGATTGAAGTTACAAAtcaattacatttattttttttaacataatttatgttatattttagtttttatttatttattttacttttatgtctttaatataagttttaattttgtttattttagttatttttttgtaaatttaagttttcattgtaatttatttttaaaaatttagtgGACCAGATCTCAAATACAACTAgaaatgcataaataaatactttttgACAATTAAAATTTTCTGTTCAATAATTCAAATTATCAATACAATATAAAATCAACCAAATCAGCCAATGCAAGAAAAATCACCACACAGCAAGTTTGGATTGTGGAGATCAAACCACATGGAAGTTTGGTATATTCGCATGCATATATGGTTTTAGTGTCTTCTCATTTTTGTTTCTGTCTCATCACCATTGCTTCTTCCTCTCcatctctttctcaaattaGTTTCATCACAATGGGTTTATTGTCGGCCTCTCCTCTAGGTTTTCTTTAGGTTTGGTttagggaatgagatgagataagaaaccaataaataataatgaaataatttgtgaatagtagtaaaataatttgagttaaaatgttttattggattttggattTTTCATGTTTCTGTTTGTTTAGCTAGATAATAAGTATATTAACTAAgaccccgtttggatgttgagatgatctaaaaccatatcatttcatctcatttcatttcatctcaacatttGAACTCCActcaaacataaacactttttaatttcaaaatttcaattttttcatctaatcattacaactttttcaaactttcaacaaaacacaataaatagattcaatttttttaatccaaaaataaaaattatattctaacaacatcttaagattttaatattgttattcaactttttctctcttattttttaaaatctcataaaacatcttaatttaaactatttcattactattcacaaatttattttctcattttatctcaatatccaaacgagacctaaatgaTAATAGAATAGTAGAGAATGGGAACTCCAACAAATACCCTAAATAAGCTAATACAAAGTAAGaaataaaaacctaaaaaagggaaattaactaaaatctcatatttcataatcTTGTGTTGGATTGTTATGAAGTGTGCTCTATGGAATTTCGGTTGCGAAAAATATTGAAGGACACTAAACTTAGGTTATCAATAGGGGTGGGCTCTTTGACTCCAATTCTAATTGGAGTTTAGAGTTGGAATTTAGAGCTCCAATCGAAGTAGAAAATGGGCTCGAGTAAACAATTTGTGTGACATTCGCTTGAGTCACACTCGAGCAAATgtcatctaaaataaaaaaaaaaaaactcaatttttactaaaaatcaGAGTTTGGGGCCCACATGTGCCTGTGATCAAAATGTGACTCAAGCTAGCTGTGATTTTTGTCTAGTGCAAATCTAAGCTCtagtttctaaaaaaaatgcaaaaatttgaaaaaaaagaaagacaaaatcACAAACCATTATACACAAGCTGGGTGACAATAGTAACAATTAAAGCCccgtttagatgttaagttgagttgaaatgagttgagttctttatgattaatagtgagttgagatgatggagtgagttttgtaagactcacttaaaatgaatttatatgtgtttggatgttaaaatgaatgtaaatgtatttatgagaagttgaaaaatattgtaagtcCTGCatgtaaaaatgttttgagttgaaGAATATTGTgagtctctctttctcttggttTTGTTCTTTGATTGGTTGTAATAAAACAACACATGTTTGTTAAGGAATAAACCAAACTAGCAAGACCACATCAACGAAGGTCGGGATGGATGTTTTCCTCAAGTTGATCCTCTCATGCACCAAAGAAAAGGTTCCATTTACACCCCAAAATTTATTAACTTTTCCTTCTCGATTgtcttaattattattcattttattattatttcttcatcatcatgAAATCAAATGAttgatttaaatataataaatctttttaggtttaatattttaaataaaataatgggaAAATAATGATGAATGGGACTACGGGTATCATTATTCAAGAATTCTATTTTATGACGTGAATTTTTGTCTGGTTCCCAAACATTTCATGTAAAGGACAAGGCATAGAAAGAGACAACAGCGGAAGATAGTCAAACACTCTTTTCCAATACACAATAATAAAAACGAAACTGAAGCTCCAATAAGCCAAATTTATAACACTATTCACACATAATATATGCTTCCATCATCACCggaaaaattcattaaaaaaaaaaaaatccattcccATTAATGGAGACGAgatttgtttggatagtaagatgagataagatgattttttataagttgaataaaatattattaaaatattatttttttaatattagtattgttttgagatttgaaaaaattaaattatttattatattttatatgaaaatttaaaaaaattataataataaaataagataaaataattttttcatccaAACCAACCCAATCGTCAAACCAAATCTAGACGGCACcatacatttaaacatataataataataataataataataataattctttctatttttttaaagttgaaagtttttagtaaaaaaaatagatacatataacaaatttataatatttattactgttgcattagttttttttagagGAGAAATCTACATAACATTACTtaccaattttttaattttctaataaaaataaaaggtaagCCAAATTAGCTTGATTGTTtggctttgtttgttttcacaatttatttcaattcatatcatctaatcgttacaatttttttaaattttcatacaaaatataataaataattcaaaattttcaaatcctaattcaaattttttaaattataaaataaaaataatattaaaaaaatatattctaacaatattttattcaactttcattttaacttatctgatctcaaaaaacaaacgaggttgTCCCCTCTCAATTAATTTTTGAGAagtgtaaagaaattttgatcccacattaataatataattaaaattacgagttattttatttttaagtcggTGTGTAGAGCATACTATTTACTtcgataaaatatctcattatttaaataaataatttattaaatttttttaaaaatattattttattaataaattataaataaaatatattaaagtttTAAGGGTatcattattattctttattttttaagggtttccttatttattttattttttataattaaaagagGGAATTTCGAATTACAGATttccattttaaaaattatgataatcaAGACGCGTACCAGTGTTCTTTATTAAATATACTTTACTCGCCgcatgaaaatagaattttagaaatttttgactgcatttagatattgaattaagtttataaaatattattaaaatattattttttaataatatttttattttaaaatttaaaaaaattaaattatttattatattttatattaaaattttaaaaaaatataataataaattaaaatgaattaagatgattttaattaaCAAGAAAACTAGCCATAGATTCGCATTTAACGATAATGTCCCAAGTCccgaaaatataatatatatatatatatatatatatattagttggAGTTTCTGTATTCGAAAGTCCCATCATGCCAGCTTTTTCTGTGGGAGTGTGTACTGTGCAGTCCATTTTCCAATTTGACTCATTTACAAATTTTGTCCCCCTTCTTTCTGCTTCTGCTTGATTTCTATGGTTGTCTTAAAGTAATGACCGATTTGACAGTAAGTTAAGAGGGGGGAGAAGAACCAAAGGAACCATGACTGGCTATCTGTTCTTCAACGATCAACTATCAAAGCGTACGTCGATTTTCGGTCTCCGTTTGTGGGTTGTGCTTGGTATATGCGTAGGAGCAGCCATCGTTCTCATACTTTTCCTTATATCTCTCTGGTTCACATCCAGACGCAAGagttcttctccttctcctgcTTCCAAGTCAGTTAAGAAGGCCTCTCAGAATCCCACCATCCCAAACATCTCTAAAGAAATCCAAGAAGTTCGAGTCGACCCTTCCTGGAAACCAGCTCACCCCCACCCGGACCGCAACACTAATGCCTACCACCACGCTTCTAACCCGGACCCATTGCCGGAATCGGAGCCGTTTGGCAGAGCTCAACCCCTGCTTATTCAGCAAGAGGAAGAGAGCCTGGTGGGTGGCCGGAACAGAATTCACATAGAAATCGGGAAAGATCACCGGATTTCGTACCCGGAGCGGGGTGGAGGGTCTTCTCATTGCAGTGGAGAGGCCCGGTCCGGCGACCAGGCGATGATTGTGGCCCCGGAGGTCTCGCATTTGGGCTGGGGGCACTGGTACACGCTCAGAGAGCTTGAAGTCTCCACCAATGGGTTTGCTGACGAGAATGTGATTGGTGAGGGTGGGTATGGGATTGTGTACCGGGGTGTGTTGGAGGATAATAACATGGTTGCTGTCAAGAATTTGCTCAATAACAGGTAATAATCCGTTACCGTTGCATGTCTCTATAACATCctcaaaatcttaattttttttacttgttatGTTATTAGTTATGGACCCAGTTGGGAATTTGATGcatggtgggggggggggggggggggggggggtgagggGATTTGCTTTTTACCATATTATTATGTTGTTACAATTGTGTGAATGGGTGGAACCTATGTTGACCGAGTGTTGCATGGACTTTGTATTGGGGACTTATGACAGAGAAAGCTTAATTGGGGCCGTTGTTTTGCTTTAGGGGACAAGCTGAGAAGGAGTTCAAGGTTGAAGTTGAAGCAATTGGACGTGTTCGGCATAAGAATTTAGTGAGGTTGCTCGGTTATTGTGCTGAAGGAGCTCATaggtattttaattttcattgttACAGTTTGTCCTTCTGATCTTTAATATTTATGCATAACCCTACAAGTTATATGTTTTCGGACTTTATAAAGGAGTGGAAAAAATGATTTAACTAAGGTGGTATGGGCTTCCACCCCCTTCGTTCCTTTAAAAAGCATGGGAATGGTGGGACTTACCATTCCCTTTCCATTCCGTTCACTGCAATCCCTTCTATCCACATGGGAGATGTTGATGTTTATAATTATTGGATTTATTGCCTTCTCATCGTTTTAACGTAAAATataacctttttatttttttcaatttatcctTAGAAAAAGGGAACAGAAAATATTGTTGTCTTACAGGGGTGTGATGTACTTGAATTGTTATAGGATGCTTGTCTATGAGTATGTTGACAATGGAAACCTAGAACAATGGATTCATGGGGATGTTGGGCCTTGCAGCCCTCTTACTTGGGACGTTCGAATGAATATAATACTTGGAACTGCAAAAGGGTATGTGTTAGAGTTGAACAATTTTATTGAATTAAGCTTCTGTTTGTTTGATTGTCTCTCATCTATCATAACCTAACCGaacttaattacaaaaataggTTGACATACCTGCACGAGGGCCTGGAACCAAAGGTAGTTCACCGTGATATAAAGTCGAGCAATATTTTGCTTGATAAGCAGTGGAATCCAAAGGTGTCTGACTTTGGCCTAGCAAAGCTCTTGGGCTCAGAAATGAGTTATGTGACGACTCGTGTGATGGGAACATTTGGGTAAGTTGAATCTCTGTTAGTTTAAAAATGTCATAGTCACATATTGTTCTGACCTTCAGGGTACTAGCTGagaaaattagaattatattttTGCGGGTTCTGTTGTGTAGATATGTGGCTCCAGAATATGCCAGTACTGGCATGTTGAATGAAAGAAGTGATGTATATAGTTTTGGTATTCTTCTTATGGAGATAATCTCGGGAAGAAACCCAGTAGATTATAGCCACCCTGCTGGAGAGGTATGTATTCATTGATCAAATTTACTTCACATTGTAGAATGAGCAGCTCAAGATAAGCCTTTTTCTTCTGATATCAACTAGCAAATCAAACTTTCAGGTCAACCTAGTTGAGTGGATTAAAACTATGGTTACGAATCGAAATACTGAGGGAGTTTTGGATCCTAGATTACCAGAGAAACCTTTGTCAAGGGCACTGAAGCGAGCTCTGTTAGTAGCTTTGCGCTGTGTGGATCCAAATGCTCAAAAGAGGCCAAAGATGGGGCATGTGATACATATGCTCGAAGCTGACGAGTTCCCCTTCCGCGACGTGAGTTTGCATTTGCTTCTCCCTAATTTATCTTGCTGATTGAATCTTTATCTCCATTCCTTATCTTGCTGATGCAACACAATCAAAGATGGTACTATTAGTTCTTGTGACTTTTTAGATTTGGGCTTTGCACAGAGAGATCAAGTGCACATGTTCATATCAGGttaaagaaagtgagaaaaaaattacaaatttttaatcCCATTTTTTCGCCATGTGAAAAGTGCATCAGTTTATGTTTTACAGTGTGTTACGCAACGTTTCCTATCTGGAATTAACTTCTGGTTGCAACTATTTTTAGGACCGTAGAGCTGGACGGGTTCAGCATGATGGTATTATGAGGGACACGTTGATGGAGAAGCAAGTAAATGAATCTGGTGATAGTAGTGGATATGAAAGTGGTGCTCAAATCAATAGATCTTTGTGGAGAAAGCAAGGACCTGAAGAGCAATAGCTTCTCCCTAATAATGTATAAGGTGAAATGACacaccttttcttttcttttttttgcctCTTTATTATCTTCCAGAACTGGATTGTGAAGTATAATTTACTTTGCCAGCATGTCATTCGTCTAATATGAATTTAGTTTGTAGATTCCATATCATATTGTGCCATACACTTTATACCTATTGAATTAATTAGTGTCCGAAACACAATTTGTCCTGATGCCATCCGAATTTTGTTAGGGGAAATGCTTTTTATTTGATAGGATTTTCCTTTGTCAATCAATTTTGCTGATCTATTGACATCTTGCTAAGAGACTAGGACTTTGTCAAAGTGAagtggaaatatttttaatcaagttTCCGTTCTatggaaaaacaaaatcaactcatctcatatgcCTTGAAAGCCTGAAGGAATTCCCTCatgaatattatgaaattaGGGTTCTTTTGCAGAAGCTATGCCATTATAGctcatattatcattaaaagattttttcaatGAGCAAGTAGGAAGTGAAACCCCAATCatcttttgtgtgtgtgtatatatatatatatatatatatatatatatatatatttcgtatgTAAGCATGTACATGTTTGAAGTATCTTGCCAATATGACTTTTATCACATTTGAAGAACTACAACATTGGTATCCAGTCAATGGCCAAAGACGGAAAGGTCAGGTAAATTATAACCGGTTACTTCATGATTCTTTAAGCAACAGGATTATCATATGCATCAGGATCAAATTCCCTTGATTAAGGGTggctaataaaaaatatttttttcgtgCAAAGTTAGGAAATCATGGGTTTTAAAATTCTCAGGCATCACTACTGCATTCTACGGTAGTTCTTAAAGGTGTGGGGGGGAAACATTGACAGGAGAATCTTTGGTACAACTCTTCTCTTTTCTGCTTTGCTGTTTCGATTCGAATAGAATTGTTGTAGTAAGGATCTTATCTGTTTCTGCTATTTGCTTTTGACCTTTGGTTCCCTATTAATACATCCACACTCAGCATTCTCAAATCGAAGTTTTGGTGGTTCTGAAAGTAGGAGACCGTCTAACGTTTATTAGCTTTTCAGTGATAAATACTCCAAAGcttttttatgtgaaagataAGACAAGGTAATATAATTAAGATTAGCCTCTGAAAGTTAAGAGGGCATGACTTGTTAGCTTTTGAACTGTTCTTTAAAGTTGCCCCCCACATTCCTAATTCATTGGCATCTAGATATGTCTAAAAGCTTGAGCCAGCCAGAGATAAGAGCACAGCACTGCACAATTTTGGGGGCACTAATTGATGGAGATCTAAGACCACGGCCGGCATGTGAGAGCAGTTTTGTCTTTGCTCTTCTAGATAATGAAAGTCTGCATCTCCATGCTGGAATGCCCAGAATGGGACTTACGTTGTTGAGTGTCAACTGTAATTTCACCTTATCGAACCGCACAGCGCATAGATAGATGTATGGTAGGGGAATGAGAATTTGTTATAACCAGCTCGCATTCAAAAATGGGCTCGGAATGCTCAGAATAGTAGGGAAAAGATGCAAGTTTCCTCTGCTAAAAATAGACGAGTTTGGTCGATAATAATAGGGtgagtatgtatatatactgaTAAGGTTCCCTTCTCATCTTGCAATTTGTGTTCCGAACCATGCCTAGCCACTGCCATAATTCCATGGCTTCTCATGCTATCCCCTTGCATGTGtgctttctctttttcttcttttcccacCTCAGCTCCACCTTGGGAGCATCTGAAAACTATATCATTCAAATGGACGTATCAGCCATGCCTAAAGCCTTCGCTGCCCACCATAACTGGTATATGTCCACTCTTGCCTCGGCCCTCGAAACTTCTAAAATTAGCACCACTGGTACAACCACAACCACAATCAAACCCTCTCCTATTATCTATAGCTATACTCATGCTCTAAATGGTTTCTCTGCAAGTCTTTCTCCATCTGAGCTTGAGGCCCTGAAAAGCTCTTCAGGTTATGTTTCCGCAATTCGGGACTTGCCCATTAAACCTGACACGACTTACTCGACCAGTTTTCTTGGTCTTAACTCCAACTCGGGTGTATGGCCATTGTCATACTATGGCGAGGATGTCATAATTGGGGTGGTGGATTCAGGAATCTGGCCAGAAAGCAAAAGCTTCAATGATAACGGCATGTCCAAAATCCCATTAAGGTGGAAAGGAGAATGTGCAGGTGGCCGCCAGTTCAACTCTTCTTTGTGTAACAAGAAGCTCATTGGAGCTCGGTTCTTTAGTAAAGGTCTAGTTGCTAATGATCCTGATGCGAGAGCAACTATAACTAATTCTGCACGAGATAGACTAGGACATGGCACCCACACGTCAAGCACAGCTGCCGGAAATTATGTTGATGATGCGTCGTACTTTGGCTACTCCCCAGGAACCGCTAGAGGTGTTGCTCCGCGAGCACGGGTTGCCTCGTACAAGGCAATTTGGGAGGAGGGTGCTTACACATCAGATATTATTGCAGCTATTGATCAAGCAATTATTGATGGTGTGGATGtcttatcattatcattaggCCTGGATGGTGTTCCTTTGTATGAGGACCCAATTGCCATAGCCACATTTGCAGCCATAGAGAGAGGTATTTTCGTCTCTACATCAGCAGGAAATGCAGGGCCATTCCTTTGGACTGTACATAATGGTGTGCCATGGGTTCTAACTGTTGGTGCTAGTAACATGGACCGTGACTTTGTTGGAGTTGTTACTCTTGGAAATGGAGTTTCGGTGAATGGTAGGACTCTGTATCCGTTGAATTCATCGTTCAACCAAACGCCAATGGTTTTCATGGGTGCTTGTGACCGCTTGAATGAATTGAAGAAAATTAGGAACAAGATTGTTGTATGCGAAGAAACTAAGAATGCAACCTTGCATGTGCAAATTGATAATGTTAAGCAAGCCAAAGTGGCCGCCTGTGTCTTTGTAACGAACACAGCTGACTTGGGATTTTACCTCCAAACCCCAATGCCGACAATGTTTTTGAACTCAACGAAcggagaaattataaaaaactacATCAAAATCGACTCCAATCCAAAAGCAAACCTGAAGTTTCATAATACATCTCTTGGTTCGAAACAAGCACCAGTGGCTTCTGCCTTCAGTTCTAGAGGACCATCTTCAAGCTGCCCACATATCTTGAAGCCTGACCTAATGGCTCCAGGTGATTTCATCTTAGCTGCATGGTCCCCTACATCCCCAGCGACCACGGTGGGGAATCAGAAACTATATAGTAACTTTACTGTCCTGTCTGGAACATCCATGTCTTGCCCACATGCAACAGGAGTGGCAGCTCTTTTGAAAAAGGTGCACCCTGAATGGAGCCCCGCCGCCATCAGGTCAGCCATGATGACTACATCTGACAACATCGACAACATGAACAGCCCCATCAAAGACATTGGCCGACCTAACACGGTGGCTACTCCTTTGGCCATGGGTGCTGGGCAGATAAACCCCAACAAGGCGATGGACCCTGGACTTATTTACGATGCAAAATTACAAGATTATGTGAATCTTCTCTGTGCACTAAATTACACCAAACAACAAATTCAAACTATCACCAAGTCGGGTTCGAACAACTGTTCCTCCCCGTTCTCAGACCTCAACTACCCTTCTTTTATTGCATTCTTCAACAAAAATGACACGAATCCTGATGCGATAATAACACAAGAATTTCATAGAACATTGACCAACGTTGGGGAAGAGCAGTCAACCTACATTGCAAGCTTGACACCCATTAAAGAGATTCGGGCCAGCGTCACGCCAAACAAATTGGTGTTCACGAAGAAGAATGAGAATCAAAGTTTCAAGCTGAGATTAGAAGGTCCACGATGGCTGAAACAAGATGAAGTTTTCGGCTATCTCAGTTGGGTTCACACTGCGGGTAAATACATTGTTAGGAGCCCCATAGTGGCCTCAAGGCTTAGTCTGTAGCATAGCAAACTAATTGCCAGCGTGAAGCATGATCATTTCCATTTTGTACCTCTGTTTAAGCATGttatcattattaattattaaattaattagaagaataATTATTTCACCAAAACAGCATTGAATTCAACAATTGGTATTTTTTGGATTACATCAAAAATAGGTCGATGAATCTTCTAAATTCATACCGATTTTTGCAATGGAAAATGCCAGTTAGTCCCCTTAAGTATACTGTTCAAAGTTACTactaatgtattttattttagtttattaaaGTTATTACTAATgaatttgtgtgtttttttaaatgattaaaaatatttttttaaaaaaggaagaatGAATTAGTGGTCACGCCTAGCCGTAAGAGAAATGCGGCCAACTAGCAGGACCCTTTTACAATTTGTTCCTTACAGTCGCATtccaacaattggtatcagagcaattcgATTTGTGATGGCGGAGTTGGGTTGCACCAATCTTCAATTCTAGTTTAAGAATTACCATCTTTGCTATAATAAGAAcgagcctctctctctttttcttcttttttttttgtgatgtaTCTGTTGGTTTTAGAATGATTGTAGGGGATTTTCATCCCACTAAAAAACTTGTATCATGTAATCCtttagtttatctataaaatgCGAAACTTgcctagaaaataaaataaaataaaacttgtatCATGTAATCCtttagtttatctataaaatgCGAAACTTccctagaaaataaaataaaataaaaaataagcctATCCAATTTCCTTGAGAAACGATTCTCACCAAGAAGTATAACGCTAAGGGTTGGATGCGGTGTTGAGTGGAGATTTACA encodes the following:
- the LOC121241821 gene encoding probable serine/threonine-protein kinase At1g01540; this translates as MTGYLFFNDQLSKRTSIFGLRLWVVLGICVGAAIVLILFLISLWFTSRRKSSSPSPASKSVKKASQNPTIPNISKEIQEVRVDPSWKPAHPHPDRNTNAYHHASNPDPLPESEPFGRAQPLLIQQEEESLVGGRNRIHIEIGKDHRISYPERGGGSSHCSGEARSGDQAMIVAPEVSHLGWGHWYTLRELEVSTNGFADENVIGEGGYGIVYRGVLEDNNMVAVKNLLNNRGQAEKEFKVEVEAIGRVRHKNLVRLLGYCAEGAHRMLVYEYVDNGNLEQWIHGDVGPCSPLTWDVRMNIILGTAKGLTYLHEGLEPKVVHRDIKSSNILLDKQWNPKVSDFGLAKLLGSEMSYVTTRVMGTFGYVAPEYASTGMLNERSDVYSFGILLMEIISGRNPVDYSHPAGEVNLVEWIKTMVTNRNTEGVLDPRLPEKPLSRALKRALLVALRCVDPNAQKRPKMGHVIHMLEADEFPFRDDRRAGRVQHDGIMRDTLMEKQVNESGDSSGYESGAQINRSLWRKQGPEEQ
- the LOC121241823 gene encoding subtilisin-like protease SBT3 → MPSHCHNSMASHAIPLHVCFLFFFFSHLSSTLGASENYIIQMDVSAMPKAFAAHHNWYMSTLASALETSKISTTGTTTTTIKPSPIIYSYTHALNGFSASLSPSELEALKSSSGYVSAIRDLPIKPDTTYSTSFLGLNSNSGVWPLSYYGEDVIIGVVDSGIWPESKSFNDNGMSKIPLRWKGECAGGRQFNSSLCNKKLIGARFFSKGLVANDPDARATITNSARDRLGHGTHTSSTAAGNYVDDASYFGYSPGTARGVAPRARVASYKAIWEEGAYTSDIIAAIDQAIIDGVDVLSLSLGLDGVPLYEDPIAIATFAAIERGIFVSTSAGNAGPFLWTVHNGVPWVLTVGASNMDRDFVGVVTLGNGVSVNGRTLYPLNSSFNQTPMVFMGACDRLNELKKIRNKIVVCEETKNATLHVQIDNVKQAKVAACVFVTNTADLGFYLQTPMPTMFLNSTNGEIIKNYIKIDSNPKANLKFHNTSLGSKQAPVASAFSSRGPSSSCPHILKPDLMAPGDFILAAWSPTSPATTVGNQKLYSNFTVLSGTSMSCPHATGVAALLKKVHPEWSPAAIRSAMMTTSDNIDNMNSPIKDIGRPNTVATPLAMGAGQINPNKAMDPGLIYDAKLQDYVNLLCALNYTKQQIQTITKSGSNNCSSPFSDLNYPSFIAFFNKNDTNPDAIITQEFHRTLTNVGEEQSTYIASLTPIKEIRASVTPNKLVFTKKNENQSFKLRLEGPRWLKQDEVFGYLSWVHTAGKYIVRSPIVASRLSL